From Mycosarcoma maydis chromosome 19, whole genome shotgun sequence:
CGTGCTGCGCTCGCGTGTCTGTGTTGAGTGGTGCGACCGTTTGTCCATTTTGTACAGCGCTTACTAAAGCAAAGCACGGCGTTGTCGTGGCCACCGTGGACACGATAGCATCACCATGCTCGCACAGTCGCGACCTTGTGTCGTACCTCGCTCTTTGATCCACACCGCCAATTCTGTACACTCTAAGGACATTGCATTGCGATGACTACAAAATGGTGCGAATACTGCGGATCCAGTGACGAAGTTAGACTAGCTTAAGACTtgtgttgctgttgttctTGATGCTGTTTTTGCAGTGCCTGGCTGATCTTGCTTCTGGCGCGAATCTTCTTGCCGTAGAAAAAGAGGATGAAAGGTACGACGCCCAAGACAGCTCCCAAGAGCGCAGAAAGTGTGCTAGCCCATTGGTAACCGAGGCGGTGATAAAAttgctcgacgaagagcGGAAAGATGAAACCGAAAATATTTCTAGCAAAGCTCTGCGCAGCCAAAGCTGAACTGGCGTATGTCAGGTAGCAGTCTGCCAGGTACGAGAAGCAGCATAGGTATACGTGGAAAACCGAAGTCATTGTCACTACGATTCCTACGATAGGCCCGACTATTGAGACGTGTGGAAAACTCGTCCAGGCGTAGATGAAGCAGCCGACGGGGAAGAAGACGGCGCCAACGCAGGCGAGGTAGAGTCGCGCTTCAGGTCCATGTCTGGCGTAGTTCTTTCTGTATAGGTACTCTTGGATTGGGTTCAGGACGTTGCCCAGTATGCCCGCGCCAGCGATGGACAAGAAAACTAGTCCGTTTTGTCCCGGCGTAAACCCATGTTGTGCCGTGATCAACCCGATTGAGCTGAGAAGCATGTACATGAATCCCCACGTGAACGCGATCCAGAGCGAGAAAAACGTCACGATGGGTTCCTTGATGAGAAAAACGAGCGGACGGGTGAGCGAGTTCTTGATGAGCACACTCAACGAAGAGCGTTCGAGTTCGGCTCGTGCCTTGTACCTCGGATCACCGGTCgtcttgcgcagcttggcggcTCGACGTGTCAGCAGAATACTTCCTCTCGTTTCTCGCAGAAAGATGAGAAGAAGCAACAGGATGAAGCCTGTATAGATGGCTTGGATGTACTGAATCCACCTCCATTGTAGCCTCGTGTTCTGCTCCACCCAGCCCGCCCAGACAGGTCCAATACCGGTACCGAAGATGGCGGCTGTGGCGAAGAGCGCCATTGGCTGACCGCGCTCCTTGCTGTTCCAGATATCCGAGATGGTTCCTCCCACCATTGTGCTTCCGGTACTCCCAAATGCGCCCTGCAGGAATCGTAGAATGATGACTGTCGCGGCGTTGTTGGCGAATCCGAGCCCAACGAAGAGCACCGTATAGCAGAGATGGCAGACGATGTACATGGGATTTCTGCCAAACACCTCGGACAGCGGCGCGAGCACCAGCGGAGGCAAGGCAAAGCCCAGAGGGTAGAtggcgatgccgagcagaCTGAGTTGGTGGTTGGTGATGTCAAGATCACGCTCCATCGATGGGATACCAGGCACATAGGCGGAGGCGGTGGCTGCAACTTCGGCGGTGAACAGCACGCcaaggatggtgatgcACCATTTGCGCGTCTTGCTGAAGTTGAAAGGGTCCTCGGGGTCATGTGCGGGGAAGTCGACCCAGATCACACTGTCGTGGTCGTCGGCTTGCGCCACTTTTTCTAGATCGGTATGCGCGtgatcatcatcgtcgaaTGGAATGGTGGAGCGTCGTTCCGATACAGCAGACCGCAATTCTGCTGGGACGTGTCTGGCCGCTTTGCTGAATTCTGGCGGATGTTGTTCGGCGACGATGGTGCTGCGCGAGACAGGTGATGTGTGAtgcgacgagagcgagtcGGTGCGCGTTCTGGAGGATGACGCTTCAACGGTCATCATGGTGTTTGGCGTGCTGGCGCCTTCTGCAACCGAGTTGGATGTGACAGGGTGTGAGTGTgtttgctgttgctgcgaaTACAGTGTCGTAGCAGCAGGTGTATGACTCGACATTGTTGGAAAACCACCGGTACGAGTCATTCGAGGGCTAAGGCCTCCTGGTGGCGAACGTAGGATCGAGGACTTGCAGAAGAACAGTGCACCAGGCAGTGTTGCTCTTATAGCTTGTGGTGTCTATCAGCGAGGAGTTGCATGCGTATCAACGGAATCAGCCATGGAGATGGTAGCACCGAAGTAAGCCGAACCAGGAGACGTATGGCTCAGTTGAGTCGGAAAAGCAGTCGGCTCTCTGGAAAAACTTCTGAGCTGTTCGGGCAAAAGGCCGGCaaaacaatcgtgaatcgtgaatcgtgaatcacgcacGTTACCGAACgtggaatcacgaatcaatcCCGAATACGTGAGAtgccacagcagcacagtTGCGGCGACTTGTTGACTTGGTACTCCTCGTACCctttgtgatttgtgatttgtgatttgtgattcgtgattcgtgactaCTGCTAGTATAGCTACGAATAATACACAGCAGAAAACGGCATGTTGTGTACGTTTCAAAACGATGTTTGTGATTGCGTGGTTGCATCTCAAAATTTTACCGGACCAAGcgtgcagcgtgcagcgtgcagcgtgcagcgtgcagcgtgaagcgtgaagcgtgaagggtAAACCAAAACTCAACTGTGACGTGTGGCTCAAGCGGCCAAAGAAACGGACGGGCTCTGACGGATTTGGTTCATCACGGACTTGCAATTGCCGCCGGCTGGCATGTGTGTGTTTTTAAGGAATA
This genomic window contains:
- a CDS encoding uncharacterized protein (related to multidrug resistant protein): MTVEASSSRTRTDSLSSHHTSPVSRSTIVAEQHPPEFSKAARHVPAELRSAVSERRSTIPFDDDDHAHTDLEKVAQADDHDSVIWVDFPAHDPEDPFNFSKTRKWCITILGVLFTAEVAATASAYVPGIPSMERDLDITNHQLSLLGIAIYPLGFALPPLVLAPLSEVFGRNPMYIVCHLCYTVLFVGLGFANNAATVIILRFLQGAFGSTGSTMVGGTISDIWNSKERGQPMALFATAAIFGTGIGPVWAGWVEQNTRLQWRWIQYIQAIYTGFILLLLLIFLRETRGSILLTRRAAKLRKTTGDPRYKARAELERSSLSVLIKNSLTRPLVFLIKEPIVTFFSLWIAFTWGFMYMLLSSIGLITAQHGFTPGQNGLVFLSIAGAGILGNVLNPIQEYLYRKNYARHGPEARLYLACVGAVFFPVGCFIYAWTSFPHVSIVGPIVGIVVTMTSVFHVYLCCFSYLADCYLTYASSALAAQSFARNIFGFIFPLFVEQFYHRLGYQWASTLSALLGAVLGVVPFILFFYGKKIRARSKISQALQKQHQEQQQHKS